From the genome of Lotus japonicus ecotype B-129 chromosome 6, LjGifu_v1.2, one region includes:
- the LOC130725024 gene encoding GCN5-related N-acetyltransferase 8-like encodes MAAAAPPPAPTPAATSLPETATHRHPVFTRIRLAVPSDVPHIHKMTYQMAVFERLTHLFATTESSLTSTLFSPDNKPFHSFTVFILEVSSNPFTDTHFDNDPFYKPVTKTVHLELPLDDPEKETFRNQLGNEVFVAGFVLFFPNYSTFLAKPGFYVEDLFVRECYRRKGFGRMLLSAVAKQAVKMGYGRVEWVVLDWNVNAIRFYEDMGAKILQEWRLCRLTGDDLQAYGGSE; translated from the coding sequence ATGGCCGCCGCAGCACCGCCACCCGCACCAACTCCGGCAGCCACATCATTGCCGGAAACCGCCACACACCGTCACCCTGTGTTCACCCGCATCCGCCTCGCCGTCCCTTCCGACGTCCCCCACATCCACAAGATGACATACCAAATGGCCGTCTTCGAACGCCTCACCCACCTCTTCGCCACCACCGAATCCTCCCTCACCTCCACGCTCTTCTCTCCGGACAACAAACCCTTCCACTCCTTCACCGTCTTCATCCTCGAAGTCTCCTCGAACCCCTTCACCGACACCCACTTCGACAACGACCCTTTCTACAAGCCCGTAACGAAAACCGTGCACTTGGAGCTCCCACTCGATGACCCAGAGAAGGAAACGTTCAGAAATCAGCTCGGGAATGAGGTTTTCGTTGCTGGGTTTGTGCTGTTTTTCCCAAACTATTCCACTTTTCTGGCGAAGCCTGGGTTCTATGTGGAGGATCTGTTCGTGAGGGAGTGTTATAGGAGGAAGGGGTTTGGGAGAATGCTTCTTTCTGCGGTGGCGAAACAGGCTGTGAAGATGGGGTATGGGAGAGTGGAGTGGGTTGTGCTTGATTGGAATGTTAATGCTATCAGGTTTTATGAGGATATGGGTGCTAAAATCTTGCAGGAATGGAGGCTTTGCAGGCTCACTGGTGATGATTTGCAGGCTTATGGAGGTTCTGAGTGA